One Actinomycetes bacterium genomic window, GGTCGTGGTGGACCGCCCGCCCCCGGCGGGTGCTGGCAACAAGACCGGCGTTGCGGAGCGCCGTCAGGTGCTGGGAGGCCGAGGCGACGCTCACGTCCAGCCGTTGGGCCAGGTGGCTGGTGCTGTCCCCACCGGCGGCGGCCAGCAGCACCGCCGTCCGGGTGCCGCCAAGCAGCACCGCCAGCACGTCACGGTCGTGGGCTGGCGGATTCCACAAGGCCAGCTGGTCGCGGGCCGGGTAGAGCAGCACGGGTTGGCCGTTGCCGTCCAGCAGCACGATCGGGTCCGGCCAGGCGAACACCGACGGCACCAGCACCAGCCCGCAACCCCCAAGGTCCATGCTGCGGCTGCGGCCAGGAACGCCCACCTCCAGGACGGGGTCGTTCCAGTGGACTGCCGGGTGCAGCGTCGCCAGGACCACCCCCGTCCCCTGCTCGGCGCGCACGCCGGTCCGGTAGGCGACGTCGGCTTCCAGCTGGACCCTGACAGCCGGCCAGGACTCGGCGATACAGCGGCGGTGGTAGTCGCTGAGCAGGTCACGGGCAAGCCGGCGCTCGCTGCTGGCGCCGTCAGGGAGCATGGGCAGCCACCTGGCGGTGAGGGCGGGGGAGTCCAGCGTGGCCAGGAAGGCCTGCAGCGGGCGCGGGCTGAACGCCAGCACCGCCTCCAGCTCCTCGTCAAACAGCGGGCGCTCGCCGACGATCGGGGCCAGGGCCACCGTCGGGTGCCAGTCCGCCGGCA contains:
- a CDS encoding DUF5937 family protein produces the protein MLRIRFRPQDLVRVRFMISPMAETILSVAALGRHDPQPPFEGWRDAQRRNLVGAPSRVLLGLVPADWHPTVALAPIVGERPLFDEELEAVLAFSPRPLQAFLATLDSPALTARWLPMLPDGASSERRLARDLLSDYHRRCIAESWPAVRVQLEADVAYRTGVRAEQGTGVVLATLHPAVHWNDPVLEVGVPGRSRSMDLGGCGLVLVPSVFAWPDPIVLLDGNGQPVLLYPARDQLALWNPPAHDRDVLAVLLGGTRTAVLLAAAGGDSTSHLAQRLDVSVASASQHLTALRNAGLVASTRRGRAVHHDLTPLGVQLLLASGRFTHS